Proteins from a single region of Gasterosteus aculeatus chromosome 20, fGasAcu3.hap1.1, whole genome shotgun sequence:
- the LOC120810613 gene encoding uncharacterized protein LOC120810613 isoform X1 — MIFHCPHVSDRVMLTVFISVVVALLVLVCALLFVIRAQKTHNDRPRSQCTGDTSTVTAGPLLGGEGQELPNNAEGASGGSEKTSEEGKDVVYSTVNQRTRSQKKRAEASEQSPQPGGSFLKEEMCTAGGTLRGFVSSALEMEGLYGNVGPRNVKKEVGSEYVQVKFKDKRGMHK, encoded by the exons ATGATCTTTCATTGTCCTCACGTTTCAGACCGAGtgatgttgacagttttcatcAGTGTGGTCGTCGCTCTACTTGTACTAGTATGTGCTCTGCTGTTTGTGATCAG GGCTCAGAAGACCCACAATGATCGCCCGAGGAGTCAGTGCACCGGGGACACCAGCACGGTGACTGCAGGCCCTCTTCTAGGTGGAGAGGGACAGGAG TTACCAAACAACGCAGAAGGAGCCAGCGGAGGATCAGAGAAGACCAGTGAGGAGGGCAAAGATGTGGTTTACTCGACTGTGAACCAGAGGACCAGGAGCCAGAAGAAGAGGGCCGAGGCCTCGGAGCAGAGTCCCCAGCCGGGTGGTTCgttcctgaaggaggagatgTGCACGGCGGGAGGAACGCTCAGAGGCTTTGTGAGCAGCGCACTGGAGATGGAAGGTCTCTATGGCAACGTGGGGCCCAGGAATGTAAAGAAAGAGGTGGGAAGTGAATATGTTCAGGTTAAATTCAAAGACAAGAGAGGGATGCATAAGTAG
- the LOC120810613 gene encoding uncharacterized protein LOC120810613 isoform X2, translating into MLTVFISVVVALLVLVCALLFVIRAQKTHNDRPRSQCTGDTSTVTAGPLLGGEGQELPNNAEGASGGSEKTSEEGKDVVYSTVNQRTRSQKKRAEASEQSPQPGGSFLKEEMCTAGGTLRGFVSSALEMEGLYGNVGPRNVKKEVGSEYVQVKFKDKRGMHK; encoded by the exons atgttgacagttttcatcAGTGTGGTCGTCGCTCTACTTGTACTAGTATGTGCTCTGCTGTTTGTGATCAG GGCTCAGAAGACCCACAATGATCGCCCGAGGAGTCAGTGCACCGGGGACACCAGCACGGTGACTGCAGGCCCTCTTCTAGGTGGAGAGGGACAGGAG TTACCAAACAACGCAGAAGGAGCCAGCGGAGGATCAGAGAAGACCAGTGAGGAGGGCAAAGATGTGGTTTACTCGACTGTGAACCAGAGGACCAGGAGCCAGAAGAAGAGGGCCGAGGCCTCGGAGCAGAGTCCCCAGCCGGGTGGTTCgttcctgaaggaggagatgTGCACGGCGGGAGGAACGCTCAGAGGCTTTGTGAGCAGCGCACTGGAGATGGAAGGTCTCTATGGCAACGTGGGGCCCAGGAATGTAAAGAAAGAGGTGGGAAGTGAATATGTTCAGGTTAAATTCAAAGACAAGAGAGGGATGCATAAGTAG